One Ensifer adhaerens genomic window, ACACCCTTTCCGCACGGAACGAACAAAGGAGTGCATTATGCGAAACAACAGCAAGGTCCGGATGAACCGTCTCTTCGGCGGTGGACGTTGCCTCGACGTCGCGATCGATCATGGCGTCTGCAACGAACCGTCCTTCCTGAACGGGCTGGAAGACATGTCCGCCGTCGTCAAGGCGCTGGTCGCCGCCGCCCCGGACGCGATTCAGATGAATTATGGCCAGGCGGATTTGCTGCAGGAGGTACCGGGCAAGGACAAGCCGGCGCTGGTCATGCGTCTCGACATGGGCAATCCCTATAACCGCATCCGCCACCGGCACATGTGGGCCGTGCTGCAGAACGAGGCCGAGCCGCTGATCGGCGCGCTGGCGATGGACGCGGCCTGCGTCGTCGTCAACCTGTTCATGCTGCCGGATGAGCCCGATCTTTTCCGCCAATGCGTCGCCAACATTTCGCGCGTCCGGGCCGATTGCGACAAATACGGCATGCCGTTGATGATCG contains:
- a CDS encoding class I fructose-bisphosphate aldolase, translated to MRNNSKVRMNRLFGGGRCLDVAIDHGVCNEPSFLNGLEDMSAVVKALVAAAPDAIQMNYGQADLLQEVPGKDKPALVMRLDMGNPYNRIRHRHMWAVLQNEAEPLIGALAMDAACVVVNLFMLPDEPDLFRQCVANISRVRADCDKYGMPLMIEPLVMQPVTEHGGYMVDGDAEKIVTLTRLAREMGADIVKADPTTNAEDFHRVVEAARCPVLVRGGGKEDLRNVFDKSAALMRQGAMGMVYGRNIYQHANPSAVVRGLMAIIHEDVSGEEAYALYQRG